The Euwallacea fornicatus isolate EFF26 chromosome 14, ASM4011564v1, whole genome shotgun sequence nucleotide sequence gtgttttattaaaagaagatATACCTATCTTTGTAGCTTCAATTCTTCAAGCTTCTACACGTCAAGGTTTTAATTGAAGACACAAAACAAGAAAGAGttcttaatattaattagCAATGAAGTAATGAGTCAATCCGTGAACTCAGGTTGTACGGTTGACTGGGTCACCTAAAACCAAAACAACTTCAACGGTCTTGCAGTTTCAGTTTCAATCATAGTTTTCTCCGGGAATTAAACTCACTATCTCTGAACGGTACAGGTGAAAAATCGGCATCATCTGCAAGGTGCAAAAGCAGGGGCAACTCTCTCTTAAGTCCAATGATGTGAAGAGAGGCGAAATTCTGGGTCACGATCGACCAATGGCCTTCGCTCTAGGGCAAGAAGAAACAAGAAAATCTGCCATTGAAACTTACTCGTGGAACGCGGTACCGTCCCCTCTTTGTCGCCGTTTTTATCAGGTCGTACCGCGAGAAAAGGTCAATCTTCGTGTCAAGGAAGATACTATAAAACAACCTGTAAAATCACTGGGTGCATCAGTCGAAGTCGTAACCTTCCGGTGCGCGAATGATGAGGTCTCTTGTATTAGTGGTGGTGCTTTGCGCCCTCAGTGTTTTGGCCCAGGACAGTTTCGAAAGCGCTAGTGTACGTTTTATGTTGAAAATCTATGATGAGTGCGCAAATTCTGAAGGTTTCTCACCCTGTCTGAAAAAGAAGGCGGTTACCTTCTTGGACAGGGTGGCCAGAATGGAAAAACTACCCCTGATGGAGGGCGTGTCCCTTATCAAGTCCAAGGACGTCACAGTTGCAGAACCCCACATCCTCGAAAACGAAATTGAACAAAACTTGCCTAGATCTATGGAAGGTCAAGAAGAAGCCCTCAACAACATGCTGAATGAACGAGTCAATAGCCTCCTGGGAACTAGGATGATCGAAATTTCCATGCCTAAAATATCGGAAATGATTGAAGAAGGTAACAACAATCcagcgaaataaaaaaaaaatcaatttaaaaaatatatttcaggcCGAGGCAAAGGAGGCGGCGGCAGCAGCCTCGGGGGAGGCGGCGGCGGCGGAGGCGGCAAGGGAGGCGGCAAAATGAAAGATATGATGGGCGGCATGATGATGGCCGTTGCGGCGAAAATGGCAGCGCTCATTCCCATAGCTATCGCCGGGCTGTTCCTGCTAGCAGGAAAAGCGTTAATTACAGCGAAAATAGCTCTGCTGATATCAGGAATAATAGCCGTGAAGAAGCTCTTTGCCGCTAAGCAACAACACGGTGGCGGTGGCGGCGGCGGAGGCCACGGTGGTGGCTGGTCTAGCGGTGGTGGTGGTGGCGGCGGCTGGCAATCTTCCGGAGGAGGATGGGATAAGAGGTCTTTAGAGGACGCCCAGCAATTGGCCTATAGGCCATACGAAAAGCCATAAATCGTTGCGGTACAAATATGTTTTTGGGTCGATTAAGTTGTAACTCTCTAACTTCCTTTCGAAAAGTGTACCATTCCCGTGTTTGATGGCCTAATCAATGTCATATTTATACATAATTTATCTAGTCACAACccttataataattatagtaACTTGCATGGTTTTTTATAACTACCCAATATCTCAAGGAGTGGCACACATTCGAAATCACACAGATATtgatgttttctatttaatctAAGTTTTGCTTCCAGAGGAAGCCCGGACAGCTATATATGTCAatgcaattttgcaaatttttaagctatcaAGACACACCAACTGgacgttatttatttatatttatttatgtttttggaCTTGACTGACTTTGACTTGTATGCCTGACAGTATTTTTTCTGCTCTCTGCctccaataaaaaataatgttgttGATTAATTGTTTCCTTTGGCCCTCGCTGAACGAGATACTTATTTCCATGTATTGGTATTGCTGGGTAGATAAAGAAAGAAAGTTTGATAAAAGAAAGGTAAAATGAGGTAAACGCAAGAGAATTCCGAACAAGCCAATGCAATTAACATAATTGTTGGCGTGTGATCTGCTCGATAGGCAATCTCAATTATTTACCTTTTTCTTGTGAACGAGGACATTATGCTCTTCCTCGTCCTAGTTTCTAGCTATTCGGCATACAtgtataaacgattttttgtccttttgCGGATTTTAGAAGTGCAAAAACAGTTTCAGATTTCCGATTTCACTTCTTGTACACCTGATGGGTTACATGTGTATGATCCGAACTGGTTCGACGTGTCACCTGATATGTGTAATGAACATGCATGTAATTGGCAGTTTTTCTTCGATTGAATAAAGAGCTAAAAAACTTTCTCTCCAAAAACTCTCGAATTATTGATGAAAATCGATTGATGTTAAGCAATCCGAGTGTTAATCTATTTCATCCTAGGTCTTCGCGTCTAACAAACCGTAAAAATCGATTAACTTATTGAGAGCATTTTATCGGCAATTGGCTTTTTGATTAATTCGTCATGTTTGTTGATTTTGGTTTAGTTACACTTGGTTTGTTAGATTTTCACGCTCACTTTTTATTCGCAGAAATTAAATTCGATTGATGTTTTGTTCCAATGCATTTGAGTAGTTTCGGTCATTTTGAGGTGATTATATCTGGCGTTTTCTGAACCGTAGCCTGACCATTCTCATGTTTATTAACACAATGCAGGAATGATTTGTAACTTTGCCACGAGGAAAGAGATTCCAACAACAAGTCCCCAAGGTACTGTTCTCGGAAGGGTTGAACTTATTGGAAATCTGCTCTTAAATATTCTTCAAAATCCTAAGCTTTCTCCTAACATTAATATGTACCCGTGGATGAGACGGAGAGGGATCGTCGCATGTAATTCGGGACAGTAATGATGCGCTagtgcttttttaaattttctacaaaCCATTACCCTTTCacgttttgtaaaaaaatatactaattttcgaataaaatataaaaaatgaattgcGCACTTAATGGGGATATCTAGAAATTCCTACTCAAGAGTGAtctaaaaagtttataaacaTGACCTGTGTAGTCTAACTTGTTTTACATGTTTCAACAAGCAGAAGGATATAAGGGTTTGGATTTCTGTATAGAGGTCCTTTTTATTCTC carries:
- the LOC136343361 gene encoding uncharacterized protein, giving the protein MMRSLVLVVVLCALSVLAQDSFESASVRFMLKIYDECANSEGFSPCLKKKAVTFLDRVARMEKLPLMEGVSLIKSKDVTVAEPHILENEIEQNLPRSMEGQEEALNNMLNERVNSLLGTRMIEISMPKISEMIEEGRGKGGGGSSLGGGGGGGGGKGGGKMKDMMGGMMMAVAAKMAALIPIAIAGLFLLAGKALITAKIALLISGIIAVKKLFAAKQQHGGGGGGGGHGGGWSSGGGGGGGWQSSGGGWDKRSLEDAQQLAYRPYEKP